One Tolypothrix bouteillei VB521301 DNA window includes the following coding sequences:
- a CDS encoding sugar ABC transporter ATP-binding protein, with product MTTNTETLFPQASTTTPVLEMQGITKRFNGVPALQNVNLTIYPGEVHALMGENGAGKSTLMKILAGAYIADEGEIRINGQPVKITDPGTARKSGINLIYQELNVAPNLTVAENIFMGSELRKGQFLDRKGMQLEAQQVLESLGASFAARDVVGTLSIAEQQQVEIARALKDKSRILVMDEPTAALSDRETERLFEIVRKLRNDGIAIIYISHRMEEIYALADRISVLRDGQYIGSLTRDEISPQRLVQMMVGRSMQDFYEHQRQTNPGAVVLEVRNISDGRKIEPASFKIRAGEILGLAGLVGAGRTEVSRLIFGADPKVSGEVFLNGNKLEIHNPSDAIAAGIGYVPEDRKDQGLFLEMSSRKNIALNTLQEDAKAGVVNWGSVNRLATEAVENFNIRLANLEIRAVDLSGGNQQKLLLARWLAIKPRVIMLDEPTRGVDIGAKSEIYRIMSELAAQGVAILMVSSELPEIVGMSDRVLVMREGKLVGELDGSPGKEITQENIMHYATGASEVLAS from the coding sequence ATGACAACAAATACTGAAACCTTGTTTCCCCAAGCATCAACCACCACCCCTGTATTGGAAATGCAAGGGATTACAAAACGATTTAATGGTGTACCTGCTCTTCAAAACGTGAATCTCACGATTTATCCGGGAGAAGTTCACGCTCTTATGGGTGAGAACGGGGCGGGTAAAAGCACCTTGATGAAAATTCTAGCTGGGGCTTACATCGCTGATGAAGGAGAAATTCGCATCAACGGTCAACCCGTCAAAATTACAGATCCGGGTACAGCACGTAAGTCGGGTATTAATCTCATTTATCAAGAACTGAATGTTGCACCCAACTTAACCGTCGCTGAAAATATTTTTATGGGTAGCGAGTTGCGGAAGGGTCAGTTTTTAGACCGCAAAGGTATGCAACTAGAAGCACAGCAAGTGCTGGAAAGTTTGGGAGCCAGCTTTGCAGCCCGCGACGTAGTTGGTACTTTGTCTATCGCCGAACAGCAACAGGTAGAAATTGCACGGGCGTTGAAGGACAAAAGCCGCATTTTAGTGATGGATGAGCCAACAGCAGCACTGTCGGATCGCGAAACAGAGCGTTTGTTTGAGATTGTTCGCAAATTGCGGAATGACGGCATTGCGATTATCTACATCAGTCACCGCATGGAAGAAATATATGCCCTAGCTGACCGAATTAGCGTCCTGCGCGATGGTCAATACATTGGCAGTTTGACACGGGATGAAATTTCTCCACAGCGATTGGTGCAGATGATGGTGGGTCGCTCCATGCAAGACTTTTACGAGCATCAACGGCAAACCAATCCCGGTGCAGTCGTGCTAGAAGTTAGAAATATTAGTGACGGACGCAAGATTGAACCAGCTAGCTTTAAAATTCGTGCTGGAGAAATTCTCGGATTAGCAGGGTTAGTTGGTGCGGGGCGCACGGAAGTGTCTCGGCTCATTTTTGGTGCCGATCCTAAAGTCAGTGGTGAAGTTTTCCTAAACGGTAACAAATTGGAGATTCACAACCCAAGCGACGCTATTGCAGCCGGAATTGGTTACGTCCCGGAAGACCGCAAAGACCAGGGTTTATTTCTGGAAATGAGTTCCCGCAAAAATATTGCCCTCAACACGCTGCAGGAGGATGCAAAAGCTGGTGTTGTTAACTGGGGTTCAGTCAACAGGTTGGCAACAGAAGCAGTAGAAAACTTTAATATCCGGCTCGCTAATTTGGAAATCAGAGCAGTGGATCTTTCTGGTGGCAATCAGCAGAAGCTTTTGCTAGCGCGGTGGTTAGCTATTAAACCGAGAGTCATCATGTTAGACGAACCGACACGTGGTGTCGATATCGGTGCCAAAAGCGAAATTTACCGAATTATGAGCGAGTTAGCAGCACAGGGCGTGGCTATTTTAATGGTTTCGAGCGAACTACCGGAGATTGTCGGGATGAGCGATCGCGTCTTAGTGATGCGGGAAGGAAAGTTAGTGGGCGAACTTGATGGTAGCCCTGGGAAAGAAATTACCCAAGAAAACATTATGCACTATGCAACTGGAGCATCGGAGGTACTAGCATCATGA
- a CDS encoding SDR family oxidoreductase → MPDLILNKLFSLKDQVAVVTGASGVLGGAMARGLALAGAKVAVLGRNEARASAVVAEIAASGGESMAVLADVCDRSQLEIAKTAILKEWGQIDILVNMAGGNVPAATIHADATIFDMPHEAFEEVVSLNLIGTLLPCQVFGQAMIERNGTGNQPYGSIVNISSMSATRVISRVVGYSAAKAGIDNLTRWLAVELSQKYGAGLRVNAIAPGFFIGEQNRDLLVHSDGSLTARGQKIIDHTPVGRFGEPNELLSTLIWLCSDGSSFVNGVVVPVDGGFSIYSGV, encoded by the coding sequence ATGCCAGACTTGATTTTGAATAAACTTTTTAGCTTAAAAGACCAAGTAGCGGTGGTCACCGGAGCATCAGGCGTGCTGGGTGGGGCGATGGCAAGAGGTTTAGCTCTCGCTGGAGCAAAAGTCGCTGTTCTGGGTCGCAATGAAGCACGAGCGAGTGCGGTTGTGGCTGAAATTGCGGCTAGCGGTGGAGAAAGCATGGCTGTGCTGGCAGATGTTTGCGATCGCTCTCAGTTAGAAATAGCCAAAACTGCCATTTTAAAGGAGTGGGGTCAAATAGACATCTTGGTAAACATGGCTGGGGGGAATGTTCCCGCCGCCACAATTCATGCAGATGCAACTATTTTTGATATGCCACATGAAGCTTTTGAGGAAGTGGTTAGCCTCAACTTAATAGGAACTTTACTACCGTGCCAAGTATTTGGTCAAGCAATGATCGAAAGAAATGGAACGGGTAATCAACCCTACGGTTCTATTGTCAATATTTCTTCTATGTCCGCTACACGCGTTATCAGTCGCGTAGTTGGGTACTCAGCCGCTAAAGCAGGGATAGATAACTTGACTCGATGGCTGGCTGTAGAGCTTTCTCAAAAATATGGAGCTGGGCTGAGAGTCAATGCGATCGCACCTGGTTTCTTTATTGGAGAGCAAAATCGAGATTTATTAGTACATTCCGATGGAAGTTTAACAGCTCGCGGGCAAAAAATTATTGACCATACCCCAGTGGGGCGTTTTGGAGAACCAAACGAATTACTCAGTACTTTAATTTGGTTGTGCAGTGATGGTTCTAGTTTTGTCAACGGGGTAGTCGTGCCGGTAGACGGTGGGTTTAGTATTTATAGTGGAGTTTAA
- a CDS encoding AMIN domain-containing protein → MVQQSPLLTSCSIVGAIALLAVQPAWAEMNQVNAVTVNPAKEGIEVILETTNPKLSKVVTSTYEKTYIAELANTQLHLESGNPFNVNNPANGIAGVTVTSFNTSSVRIVVTGIDSPPAVKIEKSDDNVVLTVAAPSQTPASAKSQHLVATKGIAAITRHTFLSNNCNPAPSPFASDRGARDFTIS, encoded by the coding sequence ATGGTACAACAATCGCCCTTGTTAACAAGCTGTTCTATCGTAGGAGCGATCGCCCTCCTAGCGGTTCAACCTGCTTGGGCTGAGATGAACCAAGTCAATGCTGTTACTGTCAATCCTGCTAAAGAAGGGATTGAGGTCATCTTGGAGACCACAAACCCCAAGTTGTCCAAAGTTGTGACCTCTACCTATGAAAAGACTTATATTGCTGAACTGGCAAATACTCAACTGCATTTGGAGTCAGGAAACCCATTCAACGTTAATAATCCTGCTAATGGTATAGCTGGTGTGACCGTCACATCCTTTAATACAAGTAGTGTACGTATTGTTGTAACTGGTATTGATAGTCCGCCCGCCGTTAAGATCGAAAAAAGCGATGATAATGTGGTGCTGACAGTAGCCGCACCATCACAGACACCTGCAAGTGCAAAATCACAACACCTCGTTGCAACAAAGGGAATCGCAGCCATTACTCGACACACTTTCCTCTCAAATAATTGCAATCCTGCTCCGAGTCCCTTTGCTAGCGATCGAGGAGCGAGAGATTTTACGATTTCTTGA
- a CDS encoding ABC transporter substrate-binding protein, with protein MNVKRISLAASLLGLISSTVIGCTKTSQNAESAIDGFQNSSNVIEIKDSRQDVKLRSVGVSLGDLGNPFFVAMGRGSEAEVKKIGGDNVKISVVSSGFDLNQQFNQIENFVAADTDVIILSAVDNRGIKAAIDKAKLAGKIVIAVDAAVDADVDATVSSNNLQAGELACQYIGDRLKGKGNVVILNSIPMDSVIQRVNGCEKALSKYPGIKILSKDQNAEGSRDGGLRVMSDLLTTFPKIDAVFATNDQSGVGADLAAQQARRKEFFIVGVDGGPDAVKAMTTKDSLFVATAAQDPAGMAQKAIRVGNDILRGEKPEISTILIPVKLVTHDNLSSYKGW; from the coding sequence ATGAACGTGAAGAGAATTTCGCTCGCAGCTAGTCTATTAGGTCTCATTAGCAGTACCGTTATAGGCTGTACAAAAACCTCCCAAAATGCTGAAAGTGCTATAGATGGCTTCCAAAATAGCAGCAATGTTATAGAAATTAAGGATAGCCGCCAGGATGTCAAATTGCGATCGGTTGGCGTCAGCCTTGGAGACCTGGGTAATCCCTTCTTTGTAGCTATGGGGAGGGGGTCTGAGGCAGAAGTGAAGAAAATCGGAGGTGATAATGTCAAAATTAGTGTGGTTTCTAGTGGCTTTGACTTAAATCAGCAATTCAACCAAATAGAAAATTTCGTTGCTGCTGATACGGACGTAATTATCCTGAGTGCCGTTGATAATAGAGGAATTAAGGCAGCGATCGACAAAGCAAAACTTGCAGGAAAAATCGTCATTGCGGTAGATGCAGCCGTTGATGCAGATGTAGATGCTACTGTTAGCTCTAATAATTTACAAGCGGGAGAACTTGCTTGCCAGTATATTGGCGATCGCCTCAAAGGCAAAGGCAATGTGGTCATCCTGAATAGTATCCCGATGGACTCAGTCATTCAGCGAGTGAATGGTTGCGAGAAGGCATTATCCAAATATCCGGGTATCAAAATTCTCTCAAAAGACCAGAACGCAGAAGGGAGTAGGGATGGAGGGCTGAGAGTGATGAGCGATCTGCTAACTACCTTCCCCAAGATTGATGCTGTTTTTGCTACAAACGATCAAAGTGGAGTTGGAGCAGACTTGGCAGCCCAGCAGGCAAGACGCAAAGAATTTTTTATTGTTGGGGTTGATGGAGGACCGGATGCAGTCAAAGCAATGACGACCAAAGATAGTCTCTTTGTGGCAACGGCTGCTCAAGATCCAGCCGGAATGGCTCAAAAAGCTATTCGGGTAGGCAATGATATTCTGCGCGGGGAAAAACCTGAAATATCGACGATTCTGATTCCAGTGAAGTTGGTAACTCACGACAACCTAAGTAGCTATAAAGGTTGGTGA
- a CDS encoding LacI family DNA-binding transcriptional regulator — MSKRKISIEDIARRAGVSHSTVSRALRDNSLISPQVREEIKKIAREMNYVPNAVAQSLQNKRTNTIGVVVTSIADPFFAEVVEGIEQVARSAGLSVLLSTSHRDFEQELAAIDSFHRRRVDGILVADSRISKHHTQQLAQIAVPIVFLNSQTQELPEMFHIVTIDDFLGARLAVEHLVSLGHTSIGYLGVGDRSRSNHQRLEGYRIALKEAGVLPKTDWVALSDEEHGRTDDVAIAQQLLPELFKTGVTGIFCYNDMVAVGAMLACQELGISIPQDLSLVGFDGIALSRYVTPPLTTVCQPMLELGRSAMQMLLDLLQEKNVENLVLSPFLVQRGSSAELMANG; from the coding sequence ATGAGCAAACGAAAAATTTCCATTGAAGATATTGCTCGAAGAGCAGGCGTTTCTCATTCCACGGTTTCACGCGCATTGCGAGATAACTCTCTCATTAGCCCCCAGGTACGAGAGGAAATTAAGAAAATAGCGCGGGAAATGAACTATGTTCCTAATGCTGTTGCTCAAAGCCTGCAAAATAAACGCACGAATACCATTGGAGTTGTAGTGACTTCAATAGCAGATCCCTTTTTTGCGGAGGTGGTCGAAGGAATAGAACAGGTAGCGAGATCGGCGGGCTTGAGTGTGTTGTTAAGTACTTCACACCGAGATTTTGAGCAGGAATTAGCAGCTATTGACAGTTTTCATCGCCGTAGGGTAGACGGTATATTGGTAGCCGATTCAAGAATCAGCAAACATCATACACAACAACTCGCACAAATTGCCGTACCAATAGTTTTTCTCAACAGCCAAACTCAAGAACTGCCCGAAATGTTTCATATTGTTACAATAGACGACTTTTTGGGTGCTCGATTGGCTGTAGAGCATCTTGTGAGTCTCGGACATACCTCCATTGGATACCTGGGGGTGGGCGATCGCAGTCGATCGAACCACCAGCGCTTGGAAGGATATCGCATAGCGCTGAAGGAAGCGGGTGTATTGCCAAAGACCGACTGGGTTGCATTGAGTGATGAAGAACATGGTAGAACCGACGATGTCGCGATCGCTCAACAACTGCTACCCGAACTATTCAAGACTGGGGTCACCGGCATCTTTTGTTATAACGATATGGTAGCAGTTGGTGCAATGCTTGCCTGTCAGGAATTAGGTATTTCAATACCGCAAGATTTAAGCCTAGTTGGATTTGATGGTATTGCGCTGTCTCGTTACGTTACCCCACCACTGACGACAGTTTGCCAACCCATGTTAGAACTTGGTCGCTCTGCCATGCAAATGCTACTTGATTTATTACAAGAAAAAAATGTAGAAAATCTCGTTTTATCTCCTTTTCTCGTACAACGGGGTAGCAGTGCGGAATTAATGGCTAATGGCTAA
- a CDS encoding lactate racemase domain-containing protein, protein MHSVAVANGTLSEEQVSTLVHKALADPKFDRKRILVLIPDGTRTAPIPQMFRLLHKELSKRVKSLDFLIALGTHNPMSEEQINRLVGVTTKERETTFKKVRIFNHLWNEPDTFISCGVISALEIAEISNGMLHQSVEVRINKLVTEYDLIVVCGPVFPHEVVGFSGGNKYFFPGISGSEVINLSHWLGALITCYEIIGTPGITPVRRLINRAASLIPTPKLCLAMVVAPKTNQLAGLYIDKPEEAWEAASQLSAKLHIKYTDKPFKKVLSVMPEMYDDIWTAAKGMYKLEPVVADAGELIIYAPHITEFSYTHGKILAEVGYHVRDYFLKQWDKFQGYPGGVLAHSTHLKGMGTFDPQKGEQARIRVTLATGISPERCVAHNLNYCDPATIGPAQWANREDEGILLVPKAGEILYRLK, encoded by the coding sequence ATGCATTCAGTAGCCGTAGCGAACGGGACACTTTCTGAAGAACAAGTTTCCACCCTGGTTCATAAAGCTTTAGCAGACCCTAAGTTTGATAGAAAGCGCATCCTAGTGTTAATTCCCGATGGAACCCGCACTGCTCCCATTCCTCAAATGTTTCGACTGCTGCACAAGGAGTTAAGTAAGAGGGTTAAATCTCTGGATTTTTTGATTGCTCTAGGTACGCACAATCCCATGAGTGAAGAACAAATCAATCGCTTGGTGGGAGTCACCACCAAAGAGAGAGAAACAACTTTTAAAAAAGTTCGTATCTTTAACCATCTTTGGAATGAACCGGATACCTTTATTTCTTGTGGAGTCATTTCGGCTTTGGAGATAGCAGAAATCAGCAATGGAATGCTGCATCAGTCAGTAGAGGTACGGATTAATAAACTTGTAACAGAATACGATTTAATTGTTGTTTGCGGTCCGGTATTTCCCCACGAAGTTGTTGGTTTTTCTGGTGGAAATAAATATTTTTTTCCCGGTATTAGCGGTTCGGAAGTCATCAATTTATCGCACTGGCTGGGAGCATTAATTACCTGTTATGAAATTATTGGTACACCAGGAATAACACCCGTTCGGCGATTGATTAACCGAGCTGCTAGTCTAATTCCTACTCCAAAGCTTTGTTTGGCTATGGTGGTCGCACCAAAAACAAATCAATTAGCTGGGCTTTACATTGATAAACCAGAGGAAGCCTGGGAAGCGGCTTCACAATTATCAGCCAAACTGCATATTAAATATACAGACAAGCCTTTTAAAAAAGTGCTTTCTGTAATGCCCGAAATGTATGATGACATTTGGACAGCAGCTAAAGGAATGTACAAGCTAGAGCCAGTTGTGGCTGATGCAGGTGAGTTAATTATTTATGCACCTCACATTACTGAGTTTAGCTACACGCACGGTAAAATCCTGGCTGAAGTTGGTTATCACGTGCGGGATTACTTCCTCAAACAGTGGGATAAATTCCAAGGGTATCCCGGTGGAGTGCTAGCACACAGTACTCACTTAAAAGGTATGGGGACTTTCGATCCTCAAAAAGGGGAACAAGCACGGATTCGTGTCACTCTAGCAACTGGTATTTCCCCCGAACGCTGTGTTGCTCATAACTTAAACTATTGCGATCCGGCTACCATTGGACCTGCACAATGGGCGAATCGGGAAGATGAAGGGATCTTGCTTGTACCAAAGGCTGGCGAGATACTTTACCGTCTCAAATAG
- the uxaC gene encoding glucuronate isomerase: protein MLTKKWTLSPNRCFDPEPIQRRLAHQFFESISALPLVCPHGHVDPALLADPTARFGSPTELFLIPDHYIFRMLYSRGIPLQALGIPTSDGSPVETDYRKIWQLFAEHFYLFRGTPSGLWLKDELTNVFGVDEPLNARNAGYIYDYLTEQLALPAFSPRALFKRFNIEVLCTTDAASDRLEKHQSLHAEGFTQIKPTFRPDAVVNPDTPGWRENLTKLESIAGREINTYAIFIQTLEERRAFFKKMGATATDHSAATPYTTRLSHQEAETIFTRALTNKLNPGDAERFTGHMFLEMARMSVEDGLVMQMHCGIMRNHNPDIFERFGSDKGADIPLKIEWTKNLRPLLQAYGNNQHFHLILFGLDESTYSRELAPLAGHYPAVLLGPPWWFHDSVNGMERYFNLVMETAGLYNTAGFNDDTRAFVSIPARHAVWRRVACNWIAGLVTRGLVEEEDGYEMARALAYDLAKTAYKLNEMEE, encoded by the coding sequence ATGTTGACTAAAAAATGGACTCTATCTCCCAATCGTTGCTTCGATCCAGAACCGATTCAAAGACGACTAGCCCATCAATTTTTTGAAAGTATATCTGCTCTACCCTTAGTCTGTCCTCACGGTCACGTAGATCCAGCCTTGTTAGCCGATCCAACCGCCCGTTTTGGATCGCCGACAGAACTATTTCTTATCCCCGATCATTACATTTTCCGCATGCTCTACAGTCGGGGTATACCTTTGCAAGCTTTGGGTATACCTACGAGTGATGGTTCGCCTGTAGAAACCGACTACCGCAAAATTTGGCAACTTTTTGCCGAACATTTTTACTTATTCCGGGGGACTCCATCAGGCTTGTGGCTGAAAGACGAATTGACTAATGTCTTTGGAGTGGATGAGCCTTTAAATGCTCGTAATGCTGGGTATATCTACGATTATTTAACAGAGCAGTTAGCATTACCAGCATTTTCACCGCGTGCTTTATTCAAACGCTTTAACATTGAAGTGCTTTGTACCACTGATGCAGCAAGCGATCGCCTTGAGAAGCATCAATCGTTGCACGCAGAAGGTTTTACGCAGATCAAACCTACTTTTCGACCAGATGCAGTGGTTAACCCAGACACTCCTGGTTGGCGCGAAAATCTCACCAAGCTAGAAAGCATCGCAGGACGAGAAATTAACACTTATGCCATTTTTATACAAACTCTAGAAGAACGTCGGGCTTTCTTTAAAAAAATGGGTGCAACGGCTACCGATCACAGTGCAGCTACACCTTATACTACGCGTCTTTCCCACCAAGAAGCAGAAACTATTTTTACCAGAGCATTAACTAACAAGCTAAATCCAGGTGACGCAGAGCGTTTTACGGGTCATATGTTTCTGGAAATGGCTCGTATGAGTGTGGAAGATGGTTTGGTGATGCAAATGCATTGCGGGATTATGCGTAACCATAACCCCGATATCTTCGAGCGCTTTGGGTCAGACAAAGGTGCTGATATTCCATTAAAAATAGAGTGGACTAAAAATCTGCGCCCTCTGTTGCAAGCCTATGGTAACAATCAACACTTTCATTTAATCTTGTTTGGATTGGATGAAAGCACTTATAGCCGGGAATTAGCTCCTCTAGCAGGTCATTATCCCGCAGTCTTGCTCGGTCCACCTTGGTGGTTTCACGATAGCGTTAATGGTATGGAGCGCTACTTTAATCTGGTCATGGAAACGGCTGGGCTTTACAATACAGCAGGGTTTAACGATGATACACGCGCTTTTGTTTCCATTCCCGCACGTCACGCTGTCTGGCGGCGTGTCGCTTGTAACTGGATAGCTGGATTGGTCACCCGTGGATTGGTTGAGGAAGAAGATGGCTATGAGATGGCTCGTGCTTTAGCTTATGACCTTGCCAAAACTGCTTACAAGTTGAATGAAATGGAGGAATGA
- a CDS encoding inositol oxygenase family protein, translated as MSQTLNNSIELSQNNPLHSLEEWEEDLLNRYPDPHSIVKEGKTTQEYRNYETPTRDTVKEFYRLNHINQTYDFVLHQKAEFLKFDNKEMAVWDAVEFLNQLVDDSDPDTDLDQLQHLLQTSEAIRADGHPDWMVLTGFLHDLGKVLCLFGEPQWATVGDTYPVGCAFCDKIVFSEFFQENPDSNNPKYNTKYGIYKPNCGLSQVHMSWGHDEYFYHMMKPYLPEPALYILRYHSFYPQHRENGYEHLMDERDRQMFKWVKLFNPYDLYSKNPNPPNWQELKPYYEDLVAKYLPATLKF; from the coding sequence ATGTCTCAAACTCTAAATAATTCCATCGAACTCTCTCAAAACAATCCCTTACATTCGTTAGAAGAATGGGAAGAAGATTTACTTAACCGCTATCCCGATCCGCATAGCATAGTTAAGGAAGGCAAAACGACTCAAGAGTATAGGAATTATGAAACCCCTACTAGAGATACAGTCAAAGAGTTCTATCGGTTAAATCACATTAACCAAACATATGACTTTGTCTTGCACCAAAAAGCAGAATTCCTGAAGTTTGATAACAAAGAAATGGCTGTTTGGGATGCAGTCGAATTTTTGAATCAATTAGTGGATGATTCAGATCCCGATACAGATTTAGATCAATTACAGCATTTGTTGCAAACCTCGGAAGCTATTCGCGCTGATGGTCATCCTGATTGGATGGTACTAACAGGCTTCTTGCACGATCTGGGTAAGGTTCTGTGTCTGTTTGGGGAACCTCAATGGGCTACTGTAGGCGATACCTATCCCGTTGGTTGTGCATTCTGCGATAAAATTGTTTTTTCTGAATTTTTTCAGGAGAATCCCGATTCCAATAACCCGAAATACAATACTAAATATGGTATTTACAAGCCTAATTGCGGGTTAAGTCAAGTCCATATGTCCTGGGGACATGATGAATATTTCTATCACATGATGAAACCCTATTTACCCGAACCTGCATTGTACATACTTCGCTATCATTCTTTTTATCCCCAACACCGAGAAAACGGTTACGAGCATTTGATGGATGAACGCGATCGCCAAATGTTTAAATGGGTGAAGTTATTCAATCCCTACGATTTGTATTCAAAAAATCCCAATCCTCCAAATTGGCAAGAACTCAAACCCTATTATGAAGATTTAGTGGCTAAGTATTTACCTGCAACATTAAAGTTTTAA
- a CDS encoding O-acetyl-ADP-ribose deacetylase — translation METVLGDITKLEVDAIVNAANSSLLGGGGVDGAIHRAAGSELVEECRLLGGCKTGDAKLTKGYRLKARFIIHTVGPVWRGGNNGEPEFLRQCYRKCLQIAAKQEFISLAFPCISTGIYGYPKTLAAETAVESCKEELQNNSYPQKVIFCCYDRENFEIYQRLLSRF, via the coding sequence ATGGAAACTGTTTTAGGGGACATTACAAAACTAGAAGTTGATGCAATTGTCAATGCTGCGAATAGTAGTCTACTTGGAGGTGGCGGAGTAGATGGAGCGATACATAGAGCAGCTGGCTCGGAGCTTGTTGAAGAGTGTCGCTTGCTTGGAGGATGTAAGACGGGCGATGCCAAACTAACTAAGGGGTACCGTTTGAAAGCACGTTTTATCATCCATACAGTAGGACCAGTGTGGCGCGGAGGTAACAACGGAGAACCCGAATTTCTGAGACAGTGTTACCGCAAGTGCTTGCAAATTGCTGCAAAGCAAGAGTTTATTAGTCTGGCATTTCCTTGCATCAGTACTGGTATTTATGGATATCCCAAAACTTTAGCTGCTGAGACGGCGGTGGAGAGCTGCAAGGAAGAACTACAAAACAACAGTTATCCTCAAAAAGTAATTTTTTGCTGCTATGACCGAGAAAACTTTGAAATTTACCAGAGGCTTTTGTCGCGCTTCTAG
- a CDS encoding ABC transporter substrate-binding protein has product MNVKRIATVASVLSIISGAIVGCTNTSPNDNTSTNTDTNTATNVSIKSQDSGDAKLRAVGVTLGDLSNPFFVLMGKGAEKEAKKIGGNDVKVTVVSSGYDLNQQTNQIENFVAADTDIIILNAADSKGITPAVEKARQAGKIVIAVDTAISGEVDATVTTNNVQAGEVGCQYIVDRLKGKGNVVIVNGPPVASVIDRVNGCEKVLSKYPGMKVLSKDQNAEGSRDGGLRVMSDLLTTFPKIDAVFAINDPSGVGVDLAASQAKRKDFFIVGVDGAPEAIEAIASKNSLYAATATQDPRGMTQKAVEVGNNILHGKKPSNPNILIPVKLVTRENVSSYKGW; this is encoded by the coding sequence ATGAATGTGAAAAGGATTGCAACTGTCGCTAGTGTATTAAGTATCATCAGTGGTGCTATTGTTGGCTGCACAAATACTTCTCCAAACGATAACACCTCTACTAACACCGATACCAACACTGCTACCAATGTCAGTATAAAAAGCCAAGATAGTGGAGATGCAAAATTACGAGCTGTTGGCGTCACTCTTGGTGATTTAAGTAACCCCTTCTTTGTTCTTATGGGGAAAGGTGCGGAGAAAGAAGCGAAGAAAATCGGAGGTAATGATGTCAAAGTGACTGTAGTATCCAGTGGCTACGATTTGAACCAGCAAACCAACCAAATCGAAAATTTCGTTGCTGCTGATACTGACATCATTATCTTGAATGCTGCTGATAGTAAAGGAATTACACCAGCAGTTGAGAAAGCAAGACAAGCAGGCAAGATCGTGATTGCAGTGGATACAGCCATTAGTGGAGAAGTGGATGCCACAGTGACTACCAATAATGTACAAGCCGGAGAAGTTGGTTGCCAATACATTGTCGATCGCCTCAAAGGCAAAGGTAATGTGGTCATCGTCAACGGTCCTCCAGTCGCCTCAGTGATCGATCGGGTCAATGGTTGCGAAAAGGTCTTGTCTAAATACCCCGGTATGAAAGTCCTCTCAAAAGATCAGAACGCCGAAGGAAGCAGGGATGGAGGGCTGAGAGTGATGAGCGATTTGCTAACAACCTTCCCCAAGATTGATGCTGTCTTTGCTATTAACGATCCGAGCGGTGTTGGCGTAGATCTCGCAGCCAGTCAAGCAAAACGCAAAGACTTTTTCATTGTTGGAGTTGATGGTGCGCCAGAAGCGATCGAAGCGATCGCATCTAAAAACAGTCTATATGCTGCAACTGCAACTCAAGATCCAAGAGGGATGACTCAAAAAGCGGTTGAGGTTGGCAACAACATCCTACATGGCAAAAAACCCAGCAATCCCAACATTTTAATTCCAGTCAAGCTCGTTACGCGAGAGAACGTCAGCAGCTACAAGGGCTGGTAA
- a CDS encoding gluconokinase: MIVILMGVSGVGKTTIGKLLAESLQWEFSDADNFHSLENVEKMRRGIPLSDTDRKPWLQDLQAAIKHWLQDNKNMVLACSALKDSYRQFLILDSERTKLVYLKGSYQLIQQRLHERQNHYMSEKLLNTQFETLEEPSDAIHVEVSAPPQVIVQNIRTALGI, from the coding sequence ATGATCGTTATTTTAATGGGTGTTTCAGGAGTTGGCAAAACCACCATAGGAAAACTGCTAGCAGAGTCTTTACAGTGGGAATTTAGTGACGCCGATAATTTCCATTCTTTAGAGAATGTGGAGAAAATGCGACGCGGTATCCCCTTAAGTGACACCGATAGAAAACCTTGGTTGCAAGATTTGCAGGCAGCTATCAAACACTGGTTGCAAGACAATAAGAATATGGTGTTGGCTTGTTCTGCATTAAAAGACAGTTACCGCCAATTTCTGATCTTAGATAGCGAACGCACCAAACTCGTGTACCTCAAGGGGTCTTACCAGTTGATTCAACAGCGATTGCACGAGCGTCAAAATCATTACATGAGTGAAAAATTGCTAAACACTCAGTTTGAGACTCTAGAAGAGCCATCAGACGCTATACACGTGGAGGTGAGTGCGCCCCCTCAAGTCATTGTACAAAACATTAGAACGGCTTTGGGAATTTAG